One Vibrio taketomensis DNA window includes the following coding sequences:
- the ihfA gene encoding integration host factor subunit alpha, with protein MALTKADLAENLFEKLGYSKRDAKETVEAFFEEIRKSLENGEQVKLSGFGNFDLREKNERPGRNPKTGEDIPISARRVVTFRPGQKLKARVETIEGES; from the coding sequence ATGGCGCTCACTAAAGCCGATTTGGCCGAGAACCTGTTTGAAAAGCTTGGATACAGTAAACGAGATGCCAAGGAAACGGTTGAGGCATTTTTTGAAGAGATTCGCAAATCACTAGAAAATGGTGAACAAGTGAAGCTTTCAGGATTTGGTAACTTCGACCTACGCGAGAAGAATGAACGTCCTGGACGTAATCCTAAAACAGGTGAAGACATTCCGATCAGCGCACGCCGCGTTGTTACTTTCCGCCCAGGGCAAAAACTAAAAGCTCGTGTAGAAACAATTGAAGGCGAAAGTTAA
- a CDS encoding HI1450 family dsDNA-mimic protein yields the protein MTELISYDDAIDTAYDIFLEMAPDNLEAADVILFTAQFEDRGAAELVETGDDWVAHVGFEVDKEVYAEVRVGLVNEENDVLDDVFARLLVSRDPDNKFCHILWKRD from the coding sequence ATGACTGAACTGATTTCTTACGATGACGCGATCGACACAGCGTACGATATTTTCTTGGAAATGGCGCCAGATAACCTAGAAGCGGCTGACGTTATTTTGTTTACTGCGCAATTTGAAGACCGTGGCGCTGCAGAACTGGTTGAAACCGGTGATGATTGGGTCGCTCATGTTGGTTTTGAAGTTGACAAAGAAGTATATGCAGAAGTGCGTGTTGGTTTGGTTAACGAAGAAAACGATGTACTGGATGACGTTTTTGCGCGCCTACTTGTAAGCCGCGATCCAGACAACAAGTTCTGCCATATCTTATGGAAACGTGACTAA
- the yeiP gene encoding elongation factor P-like protein YeiP has translation MPKASELKKGFAIVDSNGKTLLIKDIEVTTPGGRGGSKIYKLRCVDLNTGARADERYKSDDVVETVDMFKRAVSFSYVDGDEYIFMDNEDYTQFNFKKADIEDELMFITEDIQGVMVVLVNGSPVAIELPAAVELVIEETDPSIKGASASARTKPARLSTGLTVQVPEYIAQGDRVIVNTAERKYMSRA, from the coding sequence ATGCCTAAGGCAAGTGAGCTAAAGAAAGGTTTTGCTATCGTTGACTCAAACGGCAAAACACTACTAATCAAAGATATCGAAGTAACGACTCCTGGCGGCCGTGGTGGCTCTAAGATCTACAAACTACGTTGTGTTGATCTAAACACAGGTGCTCGTGCAGACGAACGTTACAAGTCTGACGACGTTGTTGAAACTGTAGACATGTTCAAACGTGCGGTATCTTTCTCTTACGTTGATGGTGACGAGTACATCTTCATGGACAATGAAGATTACACTCAATTCAACTTCAAAAAAGCGGATATTGAAGACGAACTTATGTTCATCACTGAAGATATCCAAGGCGTAATGGTAGTACTAGTTAACGGTTCTCCAGTGGCTATCGAACTACCTGCAGCTGTTGAGCTAGTGATTGAAGAAACTGATCCTTCAATTAAAGGTGCATCAGCATCTGCTCGTACTAAGCCTGCTCGCCTATCTACTGGCCTAACAGTACAAGTTCCAGAATACATCGCTCAAGGCGACCGTGTAATTGTGAACACTGCTGAACGTAAATACATGAGCCGTGCATAA
- a CDS encoding EAL domain-containing protein — translation MYGYYALLPMVEVLYQAVDFAQQDWISYGTTEHIVNHSFMAVFTFVGGAGATLGLVFALLIFSNNRAYRLIALASLPLGMLNINEVLLFGLPIIFNPRLILPFILAPVVNTIVSYFFVSAGWVSPPLTGMSFSSPVFINAWIVTQGDFNASLLQLFNIMLSCLVYTPFVLLLNRNTSAKTIMFSSLDTTYSRRAEEAYTLSDDRVGQLVNAQKQQQELETQLNAFSDKEFCLEYQPQICRITGQVVGCEALIRAMDKYGNLYYPAAFLPAFDQAGLMKDIDRWAVIQVVHDLKVAIAEGWAVPTSVNLTPATILDQELMKQLTSYISRVGEYVHVEITEESLLKSSEQVAASLNELHKVGAKIYIDDFGAGFSSLSYLTLFDIDAIKIDRSFVQTIEHIKGQKVFNGLISVAQDLNLAVVVEGVETESQLERIPLRNHLSIQGWYYSKSIPLKALREYVAQRRVVAAEEELEQPELRFT, via the coding sequence GTGTATGGTTATTACGCCTTATTACCGATGGTGGAGGTGTTATATCAAGCGGTTGATTTTGCCCAGCAAGATTGGATTTCATATGGGACAACGGAGCATATAGTCAATCACTCGTTTATGGCTGTGTTCACTTTTGTAGGTGGGGCAGGGGCAACCTTAGGGTTGGTATTTGCACTGTTGATCTTTAGTAATAACCGCGCTTACCGTTTAATTGCTTTAGCCAGTCTTCCTCTGGGAATGCTTAACATTAACGAAGTGTTGTTGTTTGGCTTACCTATTATTTTTAATCCAAGGCTGATCTTGCCGTTTATTCTTGCACCTGTAGTTAATACGATCGTGTCTTACTTCTTTGTGTCGGCGGGTTGGGTTTCACCGCCATTAACGGGGATGTCTTTCAGTAGCCCAGTTTTCATTAACGCATGGATCGTGACTCAAGGTGACTTTAACGCAAGTTTATTACAGCTGTTTAATATCATGCTTTCTTGCCTCGTCTATACGCCGTTTGTTTTATTGCTCAACCGCAATACCAGTGCCAAAACCATCATGTTTTCTTCGCTTGATACGACCTATTCGCGTCGAGCCGAAGAGGCATATACGTTGAGCGATGATCGAGTTGGTCAATTAGTGAATGCGCAGAAACAGCAACAAGAGTTAGAGACACAGTTAAACGCTTTTAGTGACAAAGAGTTCTGTCTTGAATATCAACCACAAATTTGTCGAATTACCGGGCAGGTTGTAGGGTGTGAAGCATTGATTCGTGCGATGGATAAGTATGGAAATTTATACTACCCAGCCGCGTTCTTACCTGCTTTTGATCAAGCGGGCTTAATGAAAGATATTGATCGTTGGGCAGTGATTCAAGTGGTACATGATCTCAAGGTAGCTATTGCAGAAGGGTGGGCGGTTCCAACCAGTGTCAATCTCACCCCCGCAACGATTTTAGACCAAGAGTTGATGAAACAGCTGACGTCCTATATCAGCCGTGTCGGTGAGTATGTGCATGTTGAGATCACCGAAGAATCGTTACTTAAGAGTAGTGAGCAAGTAGCGGCATCGTTAAACGAGCTGCATAAAGTGGGCGCCAAAATATATATTGATGACTTCGGGGCAGGATTTTCTTCACTCAGCTACCTCACTTTGTTTGATATTGATGCGATTAAAATTGACCGAAGCTTTGTTCAAACGATAGAGCACATTAAAGGTCAGAAAGTTTTCAATGGTTTAATTAGTGTCGCGCAGGACCTCAACCTCGCAGTGGTCGTAGAAGGCGTAGAGACAGAATCTCAACTAGAACGCATTCCGTTGCGTAATCATTTGTCGATTCAAGGCTGGTATTACAGTAAATCGATCCCTCTAAAAGCATTACGCGAATATGTGGCACAACGACGAGTCGTTGCTGCTGAAGAGGAGCTAGAACAACCCGAGCTGAGGTTCACTTAA
- a CDS encoding DNA polymerase II, with translation MTIEQGFLLTRQARDISGTTQIELWVSTTNGPHQLLIGNERPVFFVPTSEVTQIRTLAEQLHLSVELKSLPLKHFDQTPLSACYCHTVKESQRLSETLNQQSIATYEDDIRLADRFLMERFIQGSIEFTGQFSRKSNYTQVSQVKSRKADYAPKLNVVSLDIECSEKGILYSVGLDSPMDSRVIMVGEPQQSDLAIQWVKDEKALLNALISWFETYDPDVIIGWNVIDFDFRLLHKRAEWHQLKFTIGRAKQASYFRTSANTQQAFISIPGRVVMDGIDTLKTATYHFRRWSLESVAQELLGEGKQIHNVHDRMAEINHMFHHDKVSLARYNLQDCVLVNKIFAHTHLLEFAVERAKLTGVELDRVGGSVAAFTNLYLPQLHRAGYVAPNLHPENWLASPGGYVMDSIPNLYDSVLVLDFKSLYPSIIRSFLIDPMGLIEGLQQEIGNADNQAVPGFRGGQFHRHRHFLPHMIETLWAARDEAKRNNEKAFSQAIKIIMNSFYGVLGSSGCRFFDTRLASSITMRGHEIMKQTKALIEEKGYQVIYGDTDSTFVSLNGQFSQAQADQIGNELVTYINQWWNEHLSRQYGLTSILELEYETHYKKFLMPTIRGQETGSKKRYAGLIGDGANEKIVFKGLESARTDWTPLAQSFQQQLYSMVFHDQDPSSFVRQFVEDTLAGQYDDRLVYQKRLRRKLSEYQKNVPPQVRAARMADEINQKLGRALQYQNRGQIEYLITLNGPEPKEYVKSSIDYQHYIDKQLKPVADAILPFIGLDFKTLSEPQLGLF, from the coding sequence TTGACCATTGAACAAGGCTTTTTACTCACCCGCCAAGCACGAGACATATCCGGTACAACTCAGATTGAGCTGTGGGTTTCCACAACGAATGGTCCGCATCAACTCCTGATAGGAAATGAACGTCCTGTCTTCTTTGTGCCTACCAGCGAAGTAACGCAAATCAGGACGCTCGCCGAGCAACTCCATTTAAGTGTTGAGTTGAAATCACTGCCACTTAAGCATTTTGATCAAACTCCTCTGTCTGCTTGCTATTGCCATACAGTGAAAGAGAGTCAACGATTATCTGAAACGCTCAATCAGCAGTCGATTGCTACTTATGAGGATGATATTCGACTGGCCGATCGCTTTTTGATGGAGAGATTTATTCAAGGCAGTATCGAGTTTACTGGGCAGTTCTCTCGTAAAAGCAACTATACCCAAGTTTCTCAAGTCAAATCGCGCAAAGCCGACTACGCACCAAAGCTCAACGTGGTTTCACTCGATATTGAGTGCTCTGAAAAAGGCATACTCTATTCAGTAGGCCTCGATAGCCCGATGGATAGCCGAGTCATTATGGTTGGTGAACCACAGCAAAGCGACTTAGCCATTCAATGGGTGAAAGATGAGAAAGCACTCTTAAACGCCTTGATTTCATGGTTTGAAACTTATGACCCAGACGTCATCATTGGCTGGAATGTGATCGATTTTGACTTCCGCCTTTTGCACAAGCGAGCAGAATGGCATCAGCTGAAATTCACTATAGGACGAGCCAAACAAGCAAGCTATTTCCGTACTTCAGCCAATACACAACAGGCATTTATCTCCATTCCCGGGCGAGTGGTGATGGACGGCATCGATACTCTAAAAACTGCGACCTATCACTTTCGACGCTGGTCATTAGAGTCTGTCGCGCAAGAATTGCTCGGTGAAGGTAAACAGATCCATAACGTGCACGATCGTATGGCTGAAATCAATCATATGTTTCATCACGACAAAGTTTCTCTTGCTCGTTATAACTTACAAGACTGTGTACTGGTTAATAAGATTTTTGCTCATACTCACCTACTTGAATTTGCGGTTGAGCGCGCCAAATTGACCGGCGTAGAGCTTGACCGTGTTGGTGGTTCCGTTGCTGCGTTTACCAACCTCTACCTGCCACAACTGCATCGCGCGGGATACGTTGCACCCAATTTACATCCGGAGAATTGGTTAGCTAGCCCTGGTGGCTATGTTATGGATTCCATTCCAAATTTATACGATTCTGTATTGGTACTCGATTTTAAAAGCCTCTACCCATCGATCATTCGTTCATTCTTGATTGATCCTATGGGGCTAATTGAAGGTTTACAACAAGAGATAGGTAACGCAGATAACCAAGCCGTTCCTGGATTTCGCGGTGGTCAATTCCACCGTCATCGCCATTTTTTACCCCATATGATCGAAACCCTTTGGGCTGCGCGAGATGAAGCAAAACGCAATAACGAAAAAGCGTTCTCTCAAGCGATTAAAATCATTATGAACTCATTTTATGGCGTGCTTGGATCTTCAGGTTGCCGTTTTTTTGATACACGCCTTGCCTCAAGCATTACAATGCGCGGGCATGAAATCATGAAGCAAACCAAGGCTCTTATTGAAGAAAAAGGCTATCAAGTCATCTATGGTGATACCGATTCAACATTTGTCTCGCTCAATGGTCAGTTTTCACAAGCGCAAGCGGACCAAATCGGCAACGAGCTAGTCACGTATATTAATCAATGGTGGAATGAGCATCTATCTCGCCAATATGGGCTTACCTCAATCTTAGAATTAGAGTATGAGACTCACTATAAAAAATTCTTAATGCCAACCATTCGCGGCCAAGAAACCGGTTCAAAAAAACGCTATGCCGGACTTATTGGCGATGGCGCTAATGAAAAAATCGTCTTCAAAGGCCTAGAGAGCGCTCGCACTGATTGGACACCGCTTGCTCAGTCATTCCAGCAACAGTTGTATTCAATGGTGTTTCACGACCAAGATCCGTCGTCATTCGTGCGTCAATTCGTTGAAGACACACTCGCGGGCCAATATGACGATCGATTGGTATATCAGAAGCGCTTGAGAAGAAAGCTGAGTGAATATCAAAAAAATGTGCCACCCCAAGTAAGGGCTGCGCGAATGGCGGATGAAATAAACCAAAAACTTGGCCGCGCACTGCAATATCAAAATCGTGGTCAAATCGAATACTTGATCACGTTAAACGGTCCTGAACCAAAAGAATACGTCAAGAGCAGCATCGATTATCAACACTATATTGATAAACAGTTAAAACCAGTGGCAGACGCAATATTGCCTTTTATTGGTTTGGACTTTAAAACCTTAAGTGAACCTCAGCTCGGGTTGTTCTAG
- a CDS encoding DUF4223 family protein has product MKVVKLAIIGAVLSVLAGCTGTTYNAAKDCSMDYLLVPALSIPAMIGACN; this is encoded by the coding sequence ATGAAAGTTGTTAAACTAGCGATCATCGGCGCAGTGCTATCAGTTCTTGCAGGTTGTACAGGTACTACTTACAACGCAGCTAAAGATTGTTCAATGGACTACCTACTAGTTCCAGCACTATCTATTCCAGCAATGATCGGTGCTTGTAACTAA
- the uvrY gene encoding UvrY/SirA/GacA family response regulator transcription factor produces MISVFLVDDHELVRTGIRRIIEDVRGMNVAGEAVSGEDAVKWCRTNHADVVLMDMNMPGIGGLEATKKILRFNPDVKIIVLTVHTENPFPTKVMQAGAAGYLTKGAAPDEMVNAIRVVNSGQRYISPEIAQQMALSQFSPASENPFADLSERELQIMMMITKGQKVTDISEQLSLSPKTVNSYRYRLFAKLGISGDVELTHLAIRHGILDTETL; encoded by the coding sequence GTGATTAGTGTTTTCCTTGTAGATGATCACGAGCTGGTTCGCACAGGGATACGACGTATTATTGAAGACGTCCGTGGCATGAACGTAGCAGGGGAAGCTGTAAGCGGTGAAGACGCAGTAAAATGGTGCCGAACAAACCATGCTGACGTCGTATTGATGGATATGAATATGCCAGGTATCGGTGGCTTAGAAGCCACGAAGAAGATCCTGCGTTTCAACCCAGATGTAAAAATCATCGTTTTAACTGTTCATACGGAGAATCCGTTTCCAACTAAAGTGATGCAAGCAGGTGCTGCTGGTTATTTGACCAAAGGTGCCGCTCCTGACGAAATGGTCAACGCTATTCGTGTTGTGAATAGTGGTCAACGTTACATTTCGCCAGAAATTGCTCAGCAGATGGCGTTAAGCCAATTTTCACCAGCATCGGAAAACCCTTTTGCCGATCTGTCTGAGCGTGAATTGCAAATCATGATGATGATTACCAAAGGTCAGAAGGTCACAGACATTTCTGAACAATTGAGCCTGAGTCCAAAAACAGTCAATAGTTATCGTTATCGATTGTTTGCTAAGCTCGGTATTAGTGGCGACGTAGAGTTGACCCACCTAGCTATTCGACACGGAATACTAGATACCGAGACTTTGTAG
- the uvrC gene encoding excinuclease ABC subunit UvrC, producing the protein MSTSFDSISFLKTVTNQPGVYRMYNAESVVIYVGKAKDLKKRLSSYFRKQIDSEKTRALVSHIAKIDVTVTHTETEALILEHNYIKQYLPKYNVLLRDDKSYPYIFISAHKHPRLSMHRGAKKRKGEYFGPYPDSGAVRETLHLIQKIFPVRQCEDSVYRNRTRPCLMYQIGRCAGPCVSSIISDDEYQELVEYVRLFLRGKDKQVLETLIGKMEAASRELKFENAAKFRDQIQAIRRVQEQQFVSEDSTDDMDVLGFAQEKGIACIHILMIRQGKVLGSRSHFPKIPHNTTKQEVFYSFLSQYYLSHNEARTVPTRIILNAGLLDETDSLQEALSAIAGRKVQFHVNPTGTRARYLKLSNTNALTAITTKINHKMTISQRFSELRELLGLESITRMECFDISHTMGESTIASCVVFNQEGPVKQEYRRYNITGITGGDDYAAMGQALERRYSKQLDIEKIPDIVFIDGGKGQLNRAYEIISQFWQDWPKRPRLIGIAKGVTRKPGLETLITTDGDEFHLPSDAPALHLMQHIRDESHNHAIAGHRAKRGKTRRTSALEGIEGVGPKRRQALLKYMGGLQELKRATVEEIAKVPGISRSLAEIIYQALKQ; encoded by the coding sequence GTGAGCACCTCTTTCGACTCAATTTCTTTTCTTAAGACAGTAACTAACCAACCCGGCGTTTACCGAATGTACAACGCCGAGTCGGTTGTTATTTATGTCGGCAAAGCGAAAGATCTCAAAAAGCGCCTTTCTAGCTATTTTCGCAAACAAATCGACAGCGAAAAAACGCGAGCTTTAGTTAGCCACATCGCCAAAATTGATGTGACAGTGACGCATACCGAAACTGAAGCATTGATTCTCGAGCACAACTACATCAAACAGTATTTGCCCAAATACAATGTATTGCTGCGCGATGATAAATCTTATCCTTATATTTTTATTAGTGCCCATAAACATCCGCGTCTCTCAATGCATCGTGGTGCCAAAAAACGTAAAGGTGAGTATTTTGGCCCGTATCCAGACTCTGGTGCTGTAAGAGAGACGCTGCACCTAATCCAAAAGATTTTTCCTGTTCGCCAATGTGAAGACAGTGTCTATCGTAACCGTACTCGGCCTTGCTTGATGTACCAAATTGGACGCTGTGCGGGGCCTTGTGTCAGCAGTATTATTTCTGATGACGAGTATCAAGAGTTGGTGGAATACGTGCGTTTGTTTTTGCGTGGCAAGGACAAACAAGTGCTTGAAACTTTAATAGGCAAAATGGAAGCGGCGAGTCGGGAGTTAAAGTTTGAGAATGCGGCTAAGTTCCGCGACCAAATTCAAGCGATACGACGAGTGCAAGAGCAACAGTTTGTTTCTGAAGACTCGACGGATGATATGGATGTTCTCGGATTTGCTCAGGAGAAGGGGATAGCGTGCATCCATATTTTGATGATTCGCCAAGGCAAAGTGCTGGGTAGTCGTAGTCACTTTCCTAAGATTCCACATAACACCACTAAGCAAGAAGTGTTTTATAGCTTTTTGAGTCAGTACTATCTCAGCCACAATGAAGCACGTACGGTACCGACTCGTATTATCCTCAATGCCGGCTTGTTGGATGAAACAGACTCTCTACAAGAAGCGTTATCTGCTATTGCGGGAAGAAAAGTGCAGTTCCATGTTAATCCTACGGGGACCCGAGCTCGATATTTGAAACTCTCGAATACCAACGCGTTGACTGCGATCACCACGAAGATTAATCACAAGATGACTATCTCGCAGAGATTTTCTGAATTGCGAGAGTTGTTGGGTTTAGAGTCGATAACGCGTATGGAGTGTTTTGATATTTCACATACCATGGGCGAGAGCACGATCGCATCTTGTGTGGTCTTCAATCAGGAGGGACCCGTTAAGCAGGAGTATCGTCGTTACAATATCACTGGTATCACCGGTGGTGATGATTACGCCGCGATGGGGCAGGCTTTAGAGCGTCGATATTCAAAACAACTCGATATTGAAAAGATTCCTGACATCGTGTTTATCGACGGTGGTAAAGGGCAGCTAAATCGTGCGTATGAGATTATCAGTCAGTTTTGGCAAGATTGGCCCAAGCGTCCGCGTTTGATTGGTATTGCCAAAGGGGTGACTCGAAAACCAGGTTTGGAAACTTTGATTACCACTGATGGTGATGAATTTCACTTGCCAAGTGATGCACCAGCACTGCATTTAATGCAGCATATCCGTGACGAGAGCCATAATCACGCGATTGCGGGCCACCGAGCAAAACGAGGTAAAACTCGTCGAACCAGTGCGTTAGAGGGAATTGAAGGCGTGGGTCCGAAAAGACGCCAAGCATTATTAAAATATATGGGTGGATTACAAGAATTAAAAAGAGCAACTGTCGAAGAAATCGCCAAAGTACCAGGCATTAGCCGTTCTTTAGCAGAAATCATTTATCAAGCATTGAAACAATAG
- a CDS encoding PQQ-dependent sugar dehydrogenase — MKRILLLLMCLSHLSYAQQWQAEVITSGLNVPWGMANIDSQRVLVTERSGFVGILNHQTGDYQRIFTFPNVTANGQGGLLDIAHSPFERYQFYFTYSRDIGTGIETVLAKATLTENRLVNLRDLFITQSGSTSSRHYGSRITFDSTHIYFSVGDRGERANGQNKQTHAGSIIRLTPDGHIPPDNPFVTEGEIASAIWSYGHRNPQGIFFNNSTKQLWAVEHGPRGGDEINLVLKGRNYGWPITSHGKEYWGPIAVGEAKELPGIESPKWVYTPSIAPSSFLIYQGALYPELHNKFLIGALKLTHLNLVSIDVNGKIVEQRILEELGERIRSLVVTTHGDILFGTDSGTIYRLVNSSK, encoded by the coding sequence ATGAAAAGGATATTACTGTTACTGATGTGCTTAAGTCATTTGAGCTATGCGCAGCAGTGGCAAGCAGAAGTTATAACCAGTGGCTTAAATGTACCATGGGGTATGGCGAATATAGACTCGCAACGTGTATTGGTGACCGAACGCTCCGGTTTTGTCGGTATTCTCAATCATCAAACTGGTGACTATCAACGTATCTTTACTTTCCCTAATGTCACTGCTAATGGTCAAGGTGGTTTATTGGACATCGCTCACTCCCCTTTTGAACGATATCAATTCTATTTCACTTACAGCCGCGATATTGGCACTGGTATTGAAACAGTGCTCGCCAAAGCAACATTGACAGAGAACAGACTGGTCAACTTACGTGATCTGTTTATTACTCAGTCGGGTTCAACATCATCACGACACTACGGTAGCCGGATCACTTTCGATAGCACTCACATCTACTTTTCGGTGGGTGATCGCGGGGAGCGTGCTAATGGGCAAAACAAGCAGACTCATGCCGGAAGTATTATTCGTCTCACACCGGATGGACATATTCCACCAGACAATCCATTTGTTACTGAGGGGGAAATTGCAAGTGCAATCTGGAGTTATGGACACCGCAACCCACAAGGGATCTTTTTCAATAACAGCACTAAGCAACTGTGGGCGGTCGAACATGGCCCAAGAGGTGGGGACGAAATTAATCTGGTGCTAAAAGGACGTAACTATGGCTGGCCAATCACCTCACATGGCAAAGAGTATTGGGGACCGATCGCAGTTGGGGAAGCCAAGGAACTGCCAGGGATTGAATCACCTAAATGGGTTTATACACCCTCCATTGCGCCTAGCAGTTTTTTAATTTACCAAGGTGCGCTTTATCCTGAATTGCACAACAAATTCCTGATAGGCGCTTTAAAACTCACTCACCTTAATCTTGTCTCAATCGACGTGAATGGCAAAATTGTTGAGCAACGAATACTCGAGGAGTTAGGAGAACGTATTCGTTCACTCGTGGTCACGACACATGGTGACATTTTATTTGGTACAGATAGCGGGACAATCTACCGTTTAGTTAACAGCAGTAAATGA
- a CDS encoding GGDEF domain-containing protein has protein sequence MNSFLWDRCYETGIDDVDEQHQVLVDIINRFGSLVAENNLSMGDIRAILFELSQYSQFHFQQEEALMRSKGIYHRHLDEHIKIHRAFMTEIFSMQAFVSEDDKQASELLLNFLIHWLAYHILGIDKNMSRQLAKIERGIDPETAYLEEEKAQDDSTGPLLEALKGLFEQVSERNKALLELNQRLEDMVGRRTEQLVKANKQLELLSFTDELTQLPNRRSAMQQLEELWAISRDKREPLVAIMIDVDHFKEVNDTVGHDAGDMVLQEIATVLKDHFRNDDVVCRLGGDEFFVICPNTDRDGGLFVARQAQESIAELQLDLGKAFWRGSISVGIAERNAQMSSYHDLIKQADNALYQSKSAGRNRVSAWLNVE, from the coding sequence ATGAATTCATTCCTTTGGGATCGCTGCTATGAAACAGGCATTGATGATGTCGATGAACAGCATCAGGTTTTAGTTGATATTATCAATCGCTTTGGCTCTCTTGTGGCAGAAAACAACCTCTCTATGGGTGATATTCGAGCGATTTTGTTTGAGCTTTCCCAATATTCGCAGTTTCATTTTCAGCAAGAAGAAGCCTTAATGCGCAGTAAAGGTATCTATCATAGGCATTTAGATGAGCATATTAAGATTCATCGCGCATTTATGACTGAGATCTTTAGCATGCAAGCATTTGTCTCTGAAGATGACAAGCAGGCTTCAGAGCTACTGCTTAATTTCCTGATTCATTGGCTTGCTTATCACATCCTCGGCATCGATAAAAATATGTCACGTCAATTGGCCAAAATAGAGCGGGGTATCGATCCCGAAACTGCCTATTTGGAAGAGGAAAAAGCGCAAGATGACAGTACAGGACCTCTTTTGGAGGCATTGAAAGGTTTATTTGAGCAGGTTTCAGAGCGCAACAAAGCGCTGCTAGAACTCAACCAGCGTTTAGAAGATATGGTTGGTCGCCGTACTGAGCAATTAGTGAAAGCGAACAAGCAATTGGAGCTACTTTCATTCACTGATGAATTGACACAATTACCTAACAGGCGCAGCGCCATGCAGCAATTGGAAGAGTTGTGGGCAATTTCACGCGATAAGCGCGAGCCTTTAGTGGCGATTATGATTGACGTTGATCACTTTAAAGAAGTCAATGACACCGTGGGTCATGACGCTGGCGATATGGTTTTACAAGAGATCGCTACGGTGTTGAAAGATCACTTTCGTAACGATGATGTGGTATGTCGTTTGGGCGGAGATGAGTTCTTTGTTATTTGCCCAAATACCGATCGCGATGGGGGGCTGTTTGTCGCTCGGCAAGCGCAAGAGTCAATCGCAGAATTACAACTTGATCTTGGTAAAGCATTTTGGCGCGGTAGTATCAGCGTGGGCATTGCAGAGCGAAATGCGCAAATGAGCAGCTATCATGATTTAATTAAACAAGCCGATAATGCTTTGTACCAATCTAAATCGGCTGGGCGCAATCGAGTGTCGGCTTGGTTAAATGTTGAATAA
- a CDS encoding GNAT family N-acetyltransferase, whose protein sequence is MPLSIAPITAQQDDEICKIIKAVGEEFGAVGEGFGPSDEEVLAMSQHYHPQKQSLYLVAQWQGKIVGGCGIAPFNGSIETCELKKLFLLPDGRGHGIGKKLSQACLDFAKQQGYTQCYLDTLSGMTSAINLYQALGFAHLNGPMAETIHNGCDVWMLKSL, encoded by the coding sequence ATGCCTCTAAGTATTGCTCCGATCACCGCCCAGCAAGATGATGAAATCTGCAAAATTATCAAAGCAGTAGGTGAAGAGTTTGGTGCAGTTGGCGAAGGTTTTGGCCCTTCAGATGAAGAAGTGTTAGCGATGAGTCAACATTATCATCCCCAAAAGCAAAGTTTGTATTTAGTCGCTCAGTGGCAGGGAAAGATCGTTGGTGGATGTGGTATCGCCCCCTTCAACGGCAGCATAGAGACCTGTGAGCTGAAAAAACTCTTTCTTTTACCCGACGGACGTGGTCATGGTATTGGCAAAAAATTGAGCCAAGCATGTTTAGACTTTGCTAAACAGCAAGGCTATACACAATGTTATCTCGATACTCTTAGTGGCATGACTTCAGCTATTAACCTTTATCAAGCTTTGGGCTTTGCGCATTTGAACGGCCCAATGGCCGAAACCATACACAATGGCTGTGATGTGTGGATGCTAAAATCGCTTTAA